A portion of the Acanthopagrus latus isolate v.2019 chromosome 21, fAcaLat1.1, whole genome shotgun sequence genome contains these proteins:
- the hfm1 gene encoding probable ATP-dependent DNA helicase HFM1 isoform X1, protein MLDSNDCVLSLDNLFFEKPIVHKVKPLHQEPSPWQLEAPPSLSQIPATQVMQKEAESFSTLYSFSQEPKMFLPPFKESAGITVLPSKINSPYSYNNNEIEIQYGSNSSGRCDGLWGGEGFRDYPQGAWQSGSGGDETPQDSGHVAISPRCLSQDRSKNPPLRRSLFKVQVLNNGGDSSNTDDLSGSGSQTASRPQTFLSQVTMATVPPPLHPPRATVSQAAPPFSPEPPFPPPPPLGSSAASGRPPQQAAYAEMQDKGTKRVVVPPMTPQLLRIQGSSGSGILRPVSEIPAKFRSVFKEFPFFNYVQSKALDDVLYTGKNFVACAPTGSGKTVLFELAIIRLLMETSEPWRDVKAVYIAPIKALCSQCYESWKKKFGPLGLNCKELTGDTEIDDFFEIQDSHIILTTPEKWDSMTRKWKDNCLLQLVRLFLIDEVHVVKDTTRGATLEVVVSRMKAIHASRTAQNPETGLSVRFVAVSATIPNISDIADWLSNESGPATYLDMDESHRPVKLRKVVLGFPCSPNQTEFKFDLSLNYKMANIIQTYSDQKPALVFCSTRKGVQQSATVLAKDARFIMSIEHKQRLMKYANSILDSKLRDLVMLGVGFHHAGVDLSDRKLIENAFTVGDLPVLFTTRTLAMGVNLPAHLVVIKSTMQYVAGSCEEYSEADLLQMIGRAGRPQFDTSATAVIMTKMQTRDKYMKLMNGMEIIESSLHCHLVEHLNAEIVLQTISDVNMALDWIRSTFLYIRTLKNPTHYGFSADLDRYGIEAKLQELCLRNLNSLSAIDLIDMDEDINIKPTEAGRLMARYCVAFDTMKQFNKVAGTENLSDLIELVSKSKEFSDIQLRVNEKRLLNTLNRDKNRVTIRFPMEGKIKTSDMKVSCLIQAQLGSISIQEFGLTQDTAKIFRNGMRISKCLSEFLSQPSKTGFSALLNSLILAKCFRAKLWENSPYVSKQLEKIGQSLSTAMVNAGLTSFSKIEQTNAREVELILNRHPPFGNQIRESVIHLPKYEVTVEQHPRYSCATAEIVVKVNLKNQAQLLCRRTAPSYHYVSLIIGNSDNTVVFHQKLTDLVLLKCGSWSKKIEVAKASRGEEISVNLISSEYGVLPSSYPIVGLDIQQKFNVYYSGARSFGSESPYHISHDRTGQRGQHSALKPQSTDHSATSAADQDLGNTRQCNHFCKNKELCGHDCCKVGVTVTKKRSANQESNFSSYLQDLRSRCDTLAQTPVKRLKIKMSEESVSVNMQEFAFKPKEKLPTVPRYAGSHYGASVSAHTETVDLTGGESAHLSDRVHLDDSDCDYDNYMEDMHSVTVEPFQTPAASHAHLQMWMNPGARFTVSQNRPNQINTTSSAYSKRSTAVSKQSTHCVNASCSQIPTVSFDLGNEWDDFDDENLVHASETLLASCPIKPQVQQSVDYNMPGFATTSEPTFLSHSQVKPCVASARTPLTSVSPNLSHEIRIPGPSPVTVKPSTRITLDCNKKRPSIFSEEITVKTPKNLPKQAETPVAPLTRGFDFFSTLSAPANSSSSVNTRKEEEAFLGIFDGIF, encoded by the exons ATGCTCGACTCCAATGACTGCGTCTTGTCCCTAgacaatctgttttttgagaAACCCATTGTCCACAAAGT AAAGCCACTGCACCAAGAGCCTAGTCCATGGCAGCTGGAAGCACCTCCATCTCTTTCCCAGATTCCGGCTACTCAGGTTATGCAGAAGGAGGCAGAGTCTTTCTCTACCCTATACA GTTTCTCACAGGAGCCCAAGATGTTCCTGCCCCCTTTCAAAGAATCAGCTGGCATTACAGTCTTACCATCAAAAATCAACAGTCCTTACAGTTATAACAACAATGAGATTGAAATTCAGTATGGCAGCAACAGCAGCGGCAGATGTGATGGCCTTTGGGGAGGTGAGGGGTTCAGGGATTACCCTCAGGGCGCCTGGCAGAGTGGCAGTGGCGGAGATGAAACACCGCAGGACTCTGGTCATGTGGCCATCAGTCCGAGGTGTTTGTCACAGGACCGCAGCAAAAACCCACCTCTGCGGAGAAG CTTGTTCAAGGTTCAGGTGTTGAACAATGGAGGTGACTCGTCAAACACAGATGACCTCAGTGGCAGCGGCAGCCAGACAGCATCCAGACCTCAAACTTTTCTCAGTCAGGTTACCATGGCGAcagtgcctcctcctcttcatccgCCACGGGCGACAGTTAGCCAGGCAGCTCCTCCCTTCTCCCCCGAGCCCCCCTTCCCGCCCCCCCCTCCTTTGGGCTCATCTGCAGCGAGTGGCCGACCCCCGCAGCAGGCGGCATATGCAGAGATGCAGGACAAGGGCACAAAGAGAGTCGTCGTTCCACCCATGACGCCTCAGCTGCTCCGCATACAAG GGTCTTCTGGGTCAGGAATTTTGAGACCAGTTTCTGAAATCC CAGCTAAGTTCAGATCCGTCTTCAAAGAGTTCCCCTTTTTCAACTACGTTCAGTCCAAAGCACTAGATGAC GTTCTTTACACAGGTAAGAACTTTGTAGCATGTGCTCCAACGGGTTCTGGTAAAACAGTGCTGTTTGAACTGGCCATCATTCGTCTGTTAATGGAGACCTCAGAGCCATGGAGAGATGTCAAAGCTGTCTATA TAGCCCCTATCAAAGCTCTATGCAGTCAGTGCTATGAGAGCTGGAAGAAGAAGTTTGGTCCTCTGGGGCTGAACTGTAAGGAGCTGACGGGCGACACAGAGATAGATGACTTCTTTGAGATTCAGGACTCCCACATCATCCTTACCACGCCT GAAAAATGGGACAGCATGACAAGAAAATGGAAAGACAACTGTCTGTTACAGCTAGTCAGGCTCTTCCTTATCgatgag GTGCATGTGGTGAAGGATACAACCCGTGGTGCCACGCTGGAAGTGGTGGTGAGCAGGATGAAGGCCATACATGCCTCCAGGACAGCACAGAATCCAGAGACAGGCCTCTCTGTGAGGTTTGTGGCTGTATCAGCCACCATACCCAATATCTCTGAT ATAGCAGACTGGCTGTCTAATGAGAGTGGTCCCGCCACATATCTGGACATGGACGAGAGCCACCGTCCAGTGAAGCTGAGGAAGGTGGTGCTGGGATTTCCCTGCAGCCCAAACCAAACAGAGTTCAAGTTTGACCTGTCGCTTAACTACAAGATGGCCAATATCATACAAACCTACTCTGACCAGAAGCCTGCACTGGTG TTTTGCTCTACAAGAAAAGGAGTCCAGCAGTCAGCAACAGTTCTTGCCAAGGATGCTCGGTTCATCATGAGTATTGAGCACAAACAAAG ACTGATGAAATATGCAAACTCTATCCTGGATTCAAAACTGAGAG ATCTGGTGATGTTAGGAGTTGGTTTCCACCACGCAGGAGTTGACTTGTCTGATAGGAAATTGATAGAAAATGCCTTCACTGTGGGAGACCTGCCTGTCCTCT TTACCACCAGGACTCTTGCCATGGGGGTGAACCTGCCTGCTCATCTGGTTGTGATCAAGTCCACCATGCAGTATGTGGCTGGCTCCTGTGAGGAGTACAGCGAGGCCGACTTGCTGCAAATGATTGGTCGAGCTGGAAGACCACAA TTTGACACATCCGCGACTGCAGTGATCATGACCAAGATGCAAACCAGAGACAAGTACATGAAACTTATGAATGGGATGGAAATCATTGAGAGCAG TTTGCACTGTCACCTGGTGGAGCACTTGAATGCTGAGATTGTTCTCCAAACCATCAGCGATGTCAACATGGCTCTGGACTGGATACGCTCCACCTTCCTCTACATCAGAACACTCAAGAACCCCACACACTACG GTTTCTCTGCTGACCTGGACAGATATGGAATTGAAGCAAAATTGCAAG AACTGTGTCTGAGGAACCTCAACTCTCTGTCTGCGATTGATCTGATCGACATGGATGAGGATATCAACATCAAACCTACAG AGGCTGGCAGGTTGATGGCGAGGTACTGTGTTGCCTTTGACACCATGAAGCAGTTCAACAAAGTGGCTGGCACTGAGAACCTGTCTGACCTG ATTGAGTTGGTGTCAAAGAGCAAAGAGTTCAGTGACATTCAGCTGAGAGTGAATGAGAAGAGGCTTCTGAACACTCTGAACAGGGACAAGAACAGGGTCACCATCAG GTTTCCCATGGAGGGAAAGATCAAAACCAGTGACATGAAAGTGAGCTG CTTAATTCAGGCTCAGTTGGGCTCCATCTCAATTCAAGAGTTTGGACTCACACAGGACACAGCAAAGATCTTCAGGAATGGGATGCGCATCAGCAAAT GCCTGTCAGAGTTTCTGAGTCAGCCATCCAAGACTggtttttctgctctgctcaaCTCCCTAATCCTGGCAAAGTGCTTCAGAGCCAAGCTTTGGGAAAACTCGCCCTATGTTtccaaacagctggaaaaaataG GCCAGAGCCTCTCAACTGCTATGGTGAACGCTGGACTCACCAGCTTCAGCAAAATAGAACAAACCAACGCCAGAGAGGTTGAGCTG atTCTAAACAGGCATCCCCCATTTGGCAACCAAATCAGAGAATCTGTCATACATCTCCCCAAGTATGAAGTTACTGTGGAGCAG cacCCGAGGTATAGCTGTGCTACTGCAGAGATTGTGGTAAAGGTGAACCTAAAAAACCAAGCACAGCTGCTATGTAGGAGAACAGCACCCAGCTACCACTATGTCTCTCTGATCATTGGAAACTCTGACAACACTGTGGTCTTCCACCAGAAACTCAc GGACTTGGTGCTGTTGAAGTGTGGGAGCTGGTCAAAGAAGATTGAGGTGGCAAAGGCCTCCAGAGGAGAAGAGATCAGTGTCAATCTCATCAGCTCAGAATATG GAGTTTTACCCTCTTCCTATCCTATAGTGGGCCTTGACATCCAGCAGAAGTTCAATGTGTACTACTCAGGAGCCAGAAGTTTTGGATCTGAGAGTCCATACCACATATCACATGATCGCACTGGACAGAGGGGGCAACACTCTGCACTGAAACCTCAGTCTACAGATCACTCTGCAACTTCTGCTGCAGACCAAG ATTTAGGCAACACAAGACAGTGCAACCACTTCTGCAAGAACAAGGAGCTCTGCGGCCACGACTGCT GTAAAGTAGGTGTAACTGTGACAAAGAAGAGGTCAGCGAATCAGGAATCCAATTTTTCGTCTTATTTGCAAGACCTGAGGAGCAGGTGTGACACACTCGCTCAGACTCCTGTCAAACGACTCAAG ATAAAAATGAGCGAGGAGTCTGTGTCGGTCAACATGCAGGAGTTTGCTTTCAAACCCAAAGAGAAGCTACCTACTGTTCCCAG GTATGCAGGGAGTCACTATGGAGCTTCAGTGAGCGCCCACACTGAGACTGTGGatctgacaggaggagaaagtgCTCACCTGTCAGACAGAGTTCATCTGGATGATAGTGACTGTG ATTATGACAACTACATGGAGGACATGCACTCGGTGACGGTGGAGCCTTTCCAAACGCCTGCTGCATCTCATGCTCACCTTCAAA TGTGGATGAACCCTGGAGCCAGATTTACTGTGAGTCAGAACCGTCCTAACCAGATCAATACGACCAGCTCAGCTTACTCAAAGAGGTCGACTGCTGTTTCAAAGCAGAGCACTCACTGTGTAAATGCTTCATGCTCACAAATACCAACGGTCAGCTTTGACCTTGGAAATGAATGGGACGACTTTGATGACGAAAACCTGGTGCATGCCAGCGAGACGTTGTTAGCCTCGTGTCCAATTAAACCTCAAGTGCAGCAGTCTGTCGACTACAACATGCCAG GGTTTGCAACTACATCAGAACCAACATTCCTCAGTCACTCACAAGTGAAGCCCTGTGTTGCTTCTGCCAGAACCCCACTGAC gtcagTTTCACCAAATTTAAGTCAT
- the hfm1 gene encoding probable ATP-dependent DNA helicase HFM1 isoform X3, with product MLDSNDCVLSLDNLFFEKPIVHKVKPLHQEPSPWQLEAPPSLSQIPATQVMQKEAESFSTLYSFSQEPKMFLPPFKESAGITVLPSKINSPYSYNNNEIEIQYGSNSSGRCDGLWGGEGFRDYPQGAWQSGSGGDETPQDSGHVAISPRCLSQDRSKNPPLRRSLFKVQVLNNGGDSSNTDDLSGSGSQTASRPQTFLSQVTMATVPPPLHPPRATVSQAAPPFSPEPPFPPPPPLGSSAASGRPPQQAAYAEMQDKGTKRVVVPPMTPQLLRIQGSSGSGILRPVSEIPAKFRSVFKEFPFFNYVQSKALDDVLYTGKNFVACAPTGSGKTVLFELAIIRLLMETSEPWRDVKAVYIAPIKALCSQCYESWKKKFGPLGLNCKELTGDTEIDDFFEIQDSHIILTTPEKWDSMTRKWKDNCLLQLVRLFLIDEVHVVKDTTRGATLEVVVSRMKAIHASRTAQNPETGLSVRFVAVSATIPNISDIADWLSNESGPATYLDMDESHRPVKLRKVVLGFPCSPNQTEFKFDLSLNYKMANIIQTYSDQKPALVFCSTRKGVQQSATVLAKDARFIMSIEHKQRLMKYANSILDSKLRDLVMLGVGFHHAGVDLSDRKLIENAFTVGDLPVLFTTRTLAMGVNLPAHLVVIKSTMQYVAGSCEEYSEADLLQMIGRAGRPQFDTSATAVIMTKMQTRDKYMKLMNGMEIIESSLHCHLVEHLNAEIVLQTISDVNMALDWIRSTFLYIRTLKNPTHYGFSADLDRYGIEAKLQELCLRNLNSLSAIDLIDMDEDINIKPTEAGRLMARYCVAFDTMKQFNKVAGTENLSDLIELVSKSKEFSDIQLRVNEKRLLNTLNRDKNRVTIRFPMEGKIKTSDMKVSCLIQAQLGSISIQEFGLTQDTAKIFRNGMRISKCLSEFLSQPSKTGFSALLNSLILAKCFRAKLWENSPYVSKQLEKIGQSLSTAMVNAGLTSFSKIEQTNAREVELILNRHPPFGNQIRESVIHLPKYEVTVEQHPRYSCATAEIVVKVNLKNQAQLLCRRTAPSYHYVSLIIGNSDNTVVFHQKLTDLVLLKCGSWSKKIEVAKASRGEEISVNLISSEYVGLDIQQKFNVYYSGARSFGSESPYHISHDRTGQRGQHSALKPQSTDHSATSAADQDLGNTRQCNHFCKNKELCGHDCCKVGVTVTKKRSANQESNFSSYLQDLRSRCDTLAQTPVKRLKIKMSEESVSVNMQEFAFKPKEKLPTVPRYAGSHYGASVSAHTETVDLTGGESAHLSDRVHLDDSDCDYDNYMEDMHSVTVEPFQTPAASHAHLQMWMNPGARFTVSQNRPNQINTTSSAYSKRSTAVSKQSTHCVNASCSQIPTVSFDLGNEWDDFDDENLVHASETLLASCPIKPQVQQSVDYNMPGFATTSEPTFLSHSQVKPCVASARTPLTSVSPNLSHEIRIPGPSPVTVKPSTRITLDCNKKRPSIFSEEITVKTPKNLPKQAETPVAPLTRGFDFFSTLSAPANSSSSVNTRKEEEAFLGIFDGIF from the exons ATGCTCGACTCCAATGACTGCGTCTTGTCCCTAgacaatctgttttttgagaAACCCATTGTCCACAAAGT AAAGCCACTGCACCAAGAGCCTAGTCCATGGCAGCTGGAAGCACCTCCATCTCTTTCCCAGATTCCGGCTACTCAGGTTATGCAGAAGGAGGCAGAGTCTTTCTCTACCCTATACA GTTTCTCACAGGAGCCCAAGATGTTCCTGCCCCCTTTCAAAGAATCAGCTGGCATTACAGTCTTACCATCAAAAATCAACAGTCCTTACAGTTATAACAACAATGAGATTGAAATTCAGTATGGCAGCAACAGCAGCGGCAGATGTGATGGCCTTTGGGGAGGTGAGGGGTTCAGGGATTACCCTCAGGGCGCCTGGCAGAGTGGCAGTGGCGGAGATGAAACACCGCAGGACTCTGGTCATGTGGCCATCAGTCCGAGGTGTTTGTCACAGGACCGCAGCAAAAACCCACCTCTGCGGAGAAG CTTGTTCAAGGTTCAGGTGTTGAACAATGGAGGTGACTCGTCAAACACAGATGACCTCAGTGGCAGCGGCAGCCAGACAGCATCCAGACCTCAAACTTTTCTCAGTCAGGTTACCATGGCGAcagtgcctcctcctcttcatccgCCACGGGCGACAGTTAGCCAGGCAGCTCCTCCCTTCTCCCCCGAGCCCCCCTTCCCGCCCCCCCCTCCTTTGGGCTCATCTGCAGCGAGTGGCCGACCCCCGCAGCAGGCGGCATATGCAGAGATGCAGGACAAGGGCACAAAGAGAGTCGTCGTTCCACCCATGACGCCTCAGCTGCTCCGCATACAAG GGTCTTCTGGGTCAGGAATTTTGAGACCAGTTTCTGAAATCC CAGCTAAGTTCAGATCCGTCTTCAAAGAGTTCCCCTTTTTCAACTACGTTCAGTCCAAAGCACTAGATGAC GTTCTTTACACAGGTAAGAACTTTGTAGCATGTGCTCCAACGGGTTCTGGTAAAACAGTGCTGTTTGAACTGGCCATCATTCGTCTGTTAATGGAGACCTCAGAGCCATGGAGAGATGTCAAAGCTGTCTATA TAGCCCCTATCAAAGCTCTATGCAGTCAGTGCTATGAGAGCTGGAAGAAGAAGTTTGGTCCTCTGGGGCTGAACTGTAAGGAGCTGACGGGCGACACAGAGATAGATGACTTCTTTGAGATTCAGGACTCCCACATCATCCTTACCACGCCT GAAAAATGGGACAGCATGACAAGAAAATGGAAAGACAACTGTCTGTTACAGCTAGTCAGGCTCTTCCTTATCgatgag GTGCATGTGGTGAAGGATACAACCCGTGGTGCCACGCTGGAAGTGGTGGTGAGCAGGATGAAGGCCATACATGCCTCCAGGACAGCACAGAATCCAGAGACAGGCCTCTCTGTGAGGTTTGTGGCTGTATCAGCCACCATACCCAATATCTCTGAT ATAGCAGACTGGCTGTCTAATGAGAGTGGTCCCGCCACATATCTGGACATGGACGAGAGCCACCGTCCAGTGAAGCTGAGGAAGGTGGTGCTGGGATTTCCCTGCAGCCCAAACCAAACAGAGTTCAAGTTTGACCTGTCGCTTAACTACAAGATGGCCAATATCATACAAACCTACTCTGACCAGAAGCCTGCACTGGTG TTTTGCTCTACAAGAAAAGGAGTCCAGCAGTCAGCAACAGTTCTTGCCAAGGATGCTCGGTTCATCATGAGTATTGAGCACAAACAAAG ACTGATGAAATATGCAAACTCTATCCTGGATTCAAAACTGAGAG ATCTGGTGATGTTAGGAGTTGGTTTCCACCACGCAGGAGTTGACTTGTCTGATAGGAAATTGATAGAAAATGCCTTCACTGTGGGAGACCTGCCTGTCCTCT TTACCACCAGGACTCTTGCCATGGGGGTGAACCTGCCTGCTCATCTGGTTGTGATCAAGTCCACCATGCAGTATGTGGCTGGCTCCTGTGAGGAGTACAGCGAGGCCGACTTGCTGCAAATGATTGGTCGAGCTGGAAGACCACAA TTTGACACATCCGCGACTGCAGTGATCATGACCAAGATGCAAACCAGAGACAAGTACATGAAACTTATGAATGGGATGGAAATCATTGAGAGCAG TTTGCACTGTCACCTGGTGGAGCACTTGAATGCTGAGATTGTTCTCCAAACCATCAGCGATGTCAACATGGCTCTGGACTGGATACGCTCCACCTTCCTCTACATCAGAACACTCAAGAACCCCACACACTACG GTTTCTCTGCTGACCTGGACAGATATGGAATTGAAGCAAAATTGCAAG AACTGTGTCTGAGGAACCTCAACTCTCTGTCTGCGATTGATCTGATCGACATGGATGAGGATATCAACATCAAACCTACAG AGGCTGGCAGGTTGATGGCGAGGTACTGTGTTGCCTTTGACACCATGAAGCAGTTCAACAAAGTGGCTGGCACTGAGAACCTGTCTGACCTG ATTGAGTTGGTGTCAAAGAGCAAAGAGTTCAGTGACATTCAGCTGAGAGTGAATGAGAAGAGGCTTCTGAACACTCTGAACAGGGACAAGAACAGGGTCACCATCAG GTTTCCCATGGAGGGAAAGATCAAAACCAGTGACATGAAAGTGAGCTG CTTAATTCAGGCTCAGTTGGGCTCCATCTCAATTCAAGAGTTTGGACTCACACAGGACACAGCAAAGATCTTCAGGAATGGGATGCGCATCAGCAAAT GCCTGTCAGAGTTTCTGAGTCAGCCATCCAAGACTggtttttctgctctgctcaaCTCCCTAATCCTGGCAAAGTGCTTCAGAGCCAAGCTTTGGGAAAACTCGCCCTATGTTtccaaacagctggaaaaaataG GCCAGAGCCTCTCAACTGCTATGGTGAACGCTGGACTCACCAGCTTCAGCAAAATAGAACAAACCAACGCCAGAGAGGTTGAGCTG atTCTAAACAGGCATCCCCCATTTGGCAACCAAATCAGAGAATCTGTCATACATCTCCCCAAGTATGAAGTTACTGTGGAGCAG cacCCGAGGTATAGCTGTGCTACTGCAGAGATTGTGGTAAAGGTGAACCTAAAAAACCAAGCACAGCTGCTATGTAGGAGAACAGCACCCAGCTACCACTATGTCTCTCTGATCATTGGAAACTCTGACAACACTGTGGTCTTCCACCAGAAACTCAc GGACTTGGTGCTGTTGAAGTGTGGGAGCTGGTCAAAGAAGATTGAGGTGGCAAAGGCCTCCAGAGGAGAAGAGATCAGTGTCAATCTCATCAGCTCAGAATATG TGGGCCTTGACATCCAGCAGAAGTTCAATGTGTACTACTCAGGAGCCAGAAGTTTTGGATCTGAGAGTCCATACCACATATCACATGATCGCACTGGACAGAGGGGGCAACACTCTGCACTGAAACCTCAGTCTACAGATCACTCTGCAACTTCTGCTGCAGACCAAG ATTTAGGCAACACAAGACAGTGCAACCACTTCTGCAAGAACAAGGAGCTCTGCGGCCACGACTGCT GTAAAGTAGGTGTAACTGTGACAAAGAAGAGGTCAGCGAATCAGGAATCCAATTTTTCGTCTTATTTGCAAGACCTGAGGAGCAGGTGTGACACACTCGCTCAGACTCCTGTCAAACGACTCAAG ATAAAAATGAGCGAGGAGTCTGTGTCGGTCAACATGCAGGAGTTTGCTTTCAAACCCAAAGAGAAGCTACCTACTGTTCCCAG GTATGCAGGGAGTCACTATGGAGCTTCAGTGAGCGCCCACACTGAGACTGTGGatctgacaggaggagaaagtgCTCACCTGTCAGACAGAGTTCATCTGGATGATAGTGACTGTG ATTATGACAACTACATGGAGGACATGCACTCGGTGACGGTGGAGCCTTTCCAAACGCCTGCTGCATCTCATGCTCACCTTCAAA TGTGGATGAACCCTGGAGCCAGATTTACTGTGAGTCAGAACCGTCCTAACCAGATCAATACGACCAGCTCAGCTTACTCAAAGAGGTCGACTGCTGTTTCAAAGCAGAGCACTCACTGTGTAAATGCTTCATGCTCACAAATACCAACGGTCAGCTTTGACCTTGGAAATGAATGGGACGACTTTGATGACGAAAACCTGGTGCATGCCAGCGAGACGTTGTTAGCCTCGTGTCCAATTAAACCTCAAGTGCAGCAGTCTGTCGACTACAACATGCCAG GGTTTGCAACTACATCAGAACCAACATTCCTCAGTCACTCACAAGTGAAGCCCTGTGTTGCTTCTGCCAGAACCCCACTGAC gtcagTTTCACCAAATTTAAGTCAT